The Bradysia coprophila strain Holo2 chromosome II, BU_Bcop_v1, whole genome shotgun sequence genome has a segment encoding these proteins:
- the LOC119069266 gene encoding uncharacterized protein LOC119069266 → MAKIIIFAFGFLCACTVAFSSKVSAPHTALKRSFGAYEFPGLGSDYQNLGLHKFETFPLAPWNGHRSVLSPIEVANAVAAAKQASQNVLIAQQQVQVAKEHVLNQQRLAAEKETHATIVTQKKAAESAAAAQSVALAQQRLAAAKNSVAHQQRIAAAKEAHAVAALQNSPNNVAYAEVQRTDNEAARIAAAIHRSGAHFKDTIVEPFSVPLQHYSIAPWHNPLSASVDGAWSSPLYTTPSFKPAFNAWG, encoded by the exons ATTATCATATTTGCGTTTGGATTTTTATGCGCATGTACCGTTGCATTTTCCAGTAAAGTTAGCGCACCACACACGGCGTTAAAGAGAAGTTTCGGAGCATACGAATTCCCCGGACTCGGATCCGACTATCAAAATCTAGGCCTacacaaatttgaaacatttccaCTAGCTCCATGGAATGG ACACCGATCAGTTCTATCACCGATCGAAGTGGCTAATGCTGTGGCAGCTGCTAAACAAGCATCGCAAAATGTTCTCATCGCCCAACAACAAGTTCAAGTCGCCAAGGAGCATGTTTTGAATCAACAGCGATTGGCTGCAGAGAAAGAGACCCATGCAACAATTGTAACCCAAAAGAAAGCAGCCGAATCTGCAGCAGCTGCTCAGTCGGTTGCATTGGCGCAACAGCGTTTAGCTGCAGCAAAAAATTCAGTTGCACATCAGCAACGCATTGCCGCAGCAAAGGAAGCTCATGCCGTGGCAGCTTTACAGAATAGCCCAAATAATGTTGCATACGCTGAGGTTCAACGAACAG aTAATGAAGCGGCACGTATAGCAGCAGCTATTCATCGTTCTGGAGCACATTTTAAAGACACCATTGTTGAGCCATTTTCAGTACCTTTACAGCATTATTCAATAGCACCATGGCATAATCCTCTCAGCGCTTCTGTTGATGGTGCTTGGTCCTCACCACTTTATACCACACCGTCATTTAAACCCGCATTTAATGCATGGGGATAA
- the LOC119069203 gene encoding mitochondrial glutamate carrier 1-like: protein MTTTAPPKTKEFALLPKIINGGIAGIIGVSCVFPLDLVKTRLQNQQVGPNGEKMYKSMFDCFKKTYRAEGYFGMYRGSAVNILLITPEKAIKLAANDFFRHHLTTKEGQLPVTRQMAAGGLAGLCQIVITTPMELLKIQMQDAGRVAAQAKLAGKTVPKTSATQLALTLFREKGILGLYKGIGATMCRDVSFSIVYFPLFATLNQFGPRKNDGSGEAAFFVSFASGCAAGSFAALAVNPMDVVKTRLQAITAVEGQPTYSGIWDCVYKTLRHEGPTAFFKGGLCRMIVIAPLFGIAQMVYFLGVAETLLGQKGDKK from the exons ATGACTACCACAGCACCACCAAAGACAAAAGAGTTTGC ACTATTACCGAAAATTATAAATGGAGGCATTGCCGGAATTATTGGTGTGTCGTGCGTGTTTCCATTGGATTTGGTGAAAACACGTCTCCAAAATCAACAAGTTGGTCCCAATGGAGAAAAGATGTACAAGTCAAT GTTCGACTGTTTCAAAAAGACCTATCGAGCTGAAGGCTATTTTGGCATGTACCGCGGCTCTGCAGTCAACATTCTCTTGATAACACCGGAAAAAGCGATCAAATTGGCCGCTAACGATTTCTTCCGACACCATTTGACCACAAAAGAGGG ACAGTTGCCGGTGACTCGCCAAATGGCCGCTGGTGGTCTGGCTGGCTTATGCCAGATCGTTATAACAACGCCGATGGAattgctgaaaattcaaatgcaAGATGCTGGTCGTGTCGCCGCAcaa gcAAAACTAGCTGGAAAAACCGTTCCGAAGACGTCAGCCACCCAACTAGCTCTTACTCTCTTCCGTGAGAAAGGTATTTTGGGTCTCTACAAAGGCATCGGTGCCACTATGTGCCGTGATGTATCATTCTCAATCGTGTACTTCCCATTGTTTGCCACACTCAATCAATTCGGCCCGCGTAAAAACGATGGATCTGGTGAGGCcgcatttttcgtttcgtttgcgTCCGGCTGTGCTGCTGGTTCATTTGCAGCGCTGGCAGTCAATCCAATGGATGTGGTGAAGACGAGATTACAGGCCATTACTGCGGTAGAAGGTCAACCCACCTACAGTGGCATTTGGGACTGTGTTTA TAAAACTTTGAGACACGAAGGACCGACGGCATTCTTTAAGGGTGGCCTGTGTCGTATGATCGTTATAGCACCGTTGTTCGGTATCGCGCAGATGGTCTACTTCCTTGGTGTGGCCGAAACTCTGTTGGGCCAGAAAGGAGATAAGAAATAG